The Terriglobales bacterium sequence ACGACGACCGCTTCCGGCATCGGCCGGCCGCCGGTGATGCGCTTCAGGAACTCGGGCACGTCCGCCGGGGAGTCGGGGCTGCCGTGGGCGAGGAGCAGGACCGCGAGTTTGGGGTCGGGGGCCACGTCGTATCGATTTCAGATCTCAGATTGCAGATTTCAGATTGAAGATTTCTCGAAAGTATCGGCCAGATCTGAAATCTGAATTCTGCAATCTGAAATCCGCAATCGGGTTTTCTTCCTACTGCACCACTTCAGTCATGGAGAACTCTCTCACGAACTCGACCAGCGCTTTCACGTTCTCCACCGGCGTTTCCTGCAGGATGCCGTGTCCGAGATTGAAGATGTGTCCCGGTCGTCCGGCGGCGCGGCGCAGGACCTCGTGGGCGCGGCGCCGCAGGGTCTTCTGGTCGGCGAAGAGCAGCACCGGGTCGAGGTTCCCCTGGACCGCAGCCTTGTATTCGACGCTCGCCCAGGCTTCGTCCAGGGGGATACGCCAGTCCACCCCGATGACATCGGCGCCGGTCTCGGCCATCGAGGGCAGCAGGGTGGCGCTGTCGGTGCCGAAATAGATGATCGGGGCGCCGGACTTCTTGAGCTCCTGCACCAGCTTGCTCACGTGAGGCAGAACGTGCTCGCGGTAATCCTCGACGCTCAGGCATCCCACCCAGGAGTCGAAGACCTGGAAGGCGTCGGCGCCGGCCTTCACCTGCTCCTGCGAGTAGGCGGCGAGCACGTCGACGAGCTTTTGCATCAACTCGCCCCAGGCGCGCGGCTGGGTGTACATCATCTTCTTAGTGTGGACGTAGTTGCGCGAGCCGCCGCCCTCGATCATGTAGCTGGCCAGGGTGAAGGGCGCGCCGCAGAAGCCGATGACCGGCCGCGAATCCCCGAAATGCTTGACCACGGCGCGGATGGCGTCGGAGACGTAGCCGAGTTCCCGCCAGCGGTCGGTGCGCAGGGCGCGCACATCGTCGGGTTCGCGCACCGGCCGTTCGATCACGGGCCCTTCGCCGGCGGCGAAGTGGAAGGGCAGGCCCATGACCTCGAGCGGCAGCAGGAGGTCGGCGAAGATGATGGCGGCGTCCACGTCCAGGATCTCGGCGGCCTCGACGGTGACCTGGGCGGCCAGCTCCGGCTTCTTGCAGATCTCGACCAGCGAATGGTGCTTGCGGATGGCGCGGTACTCGGCCATGTAGCGGCCGGCCTGGCGCATGAACCACTGCGGGGTGACGTCCACCGGCTGGCGGCGGCAGGCGCGGACAAAGCGGGAATTGGACGCGGACATTCGACTCTTACTGTACCAAAAGGCCCGCACTCCCCGGTGTGACCGGTGAACGGCCACCGGTGATTGGCATCACATGGAGGCAGCAGCCACAGGAGCTTCCCGACGTCAATCCTGAGGGGCTTCAGCCCCGAAGGACCTCGCGTGCTGCACGCGAGATGCTTCGGCCCTAAAGGGCCTCAGCATGACGCCACGCGATTGCTCAGGCCGCGGCCCGGGCCATCAGCTCCTTACGGCTCAGGCCCAAAATGCCGTGCTTGTTGCCCACGTTGCGGAACGCCTGGATGGCGCGGTCCAGGTGATGGCGCTCGTGGGAGGCGGAGAGCTGGGTGCGGATGCGGGCCTGGCCCTTGGGCACCACCGGGAAGAAGAATCCGACGGCGTAGATGCCTTCGGCGAACAGGTCGCGGGCGAAGTCCTGGGCCAGCTTGGCGTCGTAGAGCATGACCGGCACGATCGGGCTCTCGCCTTCTTTGATGTCGAAGCCGGTGTCCTTCAGCAGGCGTCGCCAGTACTTCGCGTTCCATTCCAGCTTGTCGCGGCGCTCGGTCCCGCGAGTGATGATGTCCATGACTTTCATGGCGCCCGCCACCACCACCGGGGGCACCGCATTGGAGAACAGGTAGGGTCGGGCGCGCTGGCGGCACAGTTCGACCAACTCGCGGCGGCCGCTGACGATCCCGCCGGAGGCACCGCCCAGAGCTTTGCCCAGGGTGGTGGTGATGACGTCGATCTTGCCCATCACGCCGCAATGCTCGTGGGTGCCACGTCCGGTTTTGCCGATGAAGCCGGTGGCGTGCGAATCGTCCACGAAGACCATGGCGTTGTACTTCTCGACCAGGGCGACGATCTGGTCGAGCTTGGCCAGGTCGCCATCCATAGAGAAGACGCCGTCGGTGATGACCATGCGGAAGCGCTTGTCCTGGTGCTCCTGGAGTTTCTCCTCCAGGTGGGCCATGTCGGAGTGCTTGTAGGTGTCCTGCATGGCCTTGGCCAGGCGCATGCCGTCCACGATGGAGGCGTGCACCAGCCGGTCGGCGATCATCACGTCCTGTTCCGACAGGCAGGCCTCGAAGAAGCCTCCGTTGGCGTCCATGCAGGAGGGGAAGAGCAGCGTGTCTTCGGTGCTCAGGAAGTCCGTGAGCCGCTTTTCCAGCGCAGCGTGGATGTCCTGCGTACCGCAGATGAAGCGCACCGACGACATCCCGTAGCCGCGGTCGTCCAATCCGTCGTGGGCGGCGGCGATGACCTCGGGATGGCTCGACAGGCCGAGGTAGTTGTTGGCGCACATGTTGATGCACGTCCGGGGCTGTGCGCCGGTGGGGAACTCCACCTCGATCTCGGCGGACTGCGGGGAATGGATCAGGCGTTCTTCCTTGAACAGGCCGGCGTCCCGGAGTCCCTGGAGGTCGGCCTGGTAGGTAGTGCGGACTGCGTCGGAGTAAGCCATGAGTTCACCTCGGTCGGCGAATTGATTCGGCCGCGCCCTGCTCAGGCGGCGGTCAGCTTTGCCGCCTGGAAATGGCGGACCAGGGCCACGATGCTGCGCACGCTGTCGAAGGCCTGGGGCGTGGCGTCGGCGTCGGGGATCCGGATGGCGTATTTCTTTTCCAGGAAGCGCTTGAGAGAGACCATGGAGAAAGAGTCCACGATGCCGCCCGAGATCAGGGGCGTGGTCTCGGTGATCTCGCGGTCGTCTCCTTCCTCCAGGTATTCCTTGATGACGTAATTCAGGACCACGGTCGTGAGTTCGTCCATAAAGGGCCTCGCTAGTCGTTCATGATGGTGGAAAGGTCTCCCACCGGTTCGTTGAATTCCTTGCAGCGCAGGATGCGGCGCACGATCTTGCCGCTGCGGGTCTTGGGCAGCGAGTCCACGAACTCGATCTCCTGCGGCATGGCCAGCGGAGAAAGCCGCTTGCGGATGTGGTTCATGATCTCGATTTCGAGGTCGTCGGAAGGTTCGTAGCCTTTCTTCAGGGCGACGAAAGCCTTCACCACTTCCATGTTCACCGGGTCGGGCTTGGCGACGGCCGCGGATTCCGCCACCGCGGGGCATTCCAGCAGGGCCGACTCGATCTCGAAGGGGCCGACCAGGTGGCCGCCGGTATTGATGACGTCATCGTCGCGGCCCATGAACCAGAAGTAGCCGTCGGCGTCGATGGAGGCGCGGTCGCCGCAGAGATACCAGCCGTTCTTGAACTTGGCCTGGTAGCCGGCGGGATTGTTCCAGTAGCTGCGGATCTGCGACGGCCAGCCGGGACGCAGGGCGATGATGCCGGCCACGCCGGGCTGGGTGATGGGCTGGTAGGTCTTGGGGTTGACGACGGTGGCGGTGATGCCGGGGAACGGCCGCCCCATGGAGCCGGGCTTGATAGGCATGCCCGGAAGATTGGTGATGACGATGCACCCGGTTTCGGTCTGCCAGAAGGTATCGTGGAAGGGTTTGCCGAAAACTTGCTGCGACCAGGTGACTGCCTCGGGATTCAGTGGCTCGCCGACGCTGGCCAAGTGGCGAAGGCTGGAGAGGTCGTACTTGGCGACCAGCTCTTTACCTTCTCTCATCAGCAGGCGGATGGCGGTGGGCGCCGAGTACCAGACGGTGACGCGGTGGCGGGCCAGGAACGAGTACCAGGCTTCGGCGTTGAAGCCGGAGTCGAGCACCACCTGGGTGATGCCGTTCGCCCAGGGGCCGATGATGCCATACGACGTCCCGGTCACCCAGCCGGGGTCGGCGTTGCACCAGTAGATGTCGTCGGGGCGCAGGTCAAGCACCCACTTGGTGGTGAGGTACTGGGCGATGATCGAGTAATGGACGTGCTGCGCGCCCTTGGGCTGCCCGGTGGTGCCGGAGGTGTAGTGCAGGAGCGAGGGAGACTCCGGCGTGGTGGGATACACATCGAAGCTTTCCAGGCGCGGCGCCTCCTCCATCTGGAATGAGGTCTCGTGTTCCTGAAGGGGAGCGCCGGCGGCGTCCACCAGGATGATGTCGCGCAAGTGAGGCAGCTTGTCCCGCACCTTGCGCACCTTGGCGACATGCTTCTTCTGGGTGATGATGGCCGCGGTCTGCGCGTCGGAAAGCCGCACCAGGAGCGATTCGTCACCGAAGGCCGAGAACAACGGCTGGGCCACGGCGCCGGTCTTCAGGATCCCCAGCAGGCCGATGTACAGCTCGGGCACGCGGTCCATGAACAGGCAGACGTGCTCGCCGGGCTGTATCCCCAGATCGCGCAGGAAGTGTGCGATGGTGTTCGACAGGATGCGCACGTCGTCGTAGGTGTAACGCTTCTGCGTGCCCTGGAAGTCTTCCCAGATCAGGGCCGGCTTGGCGCCCAGGCCGACGTGGCAGAGGCGGTCGCTGCACATCCACCCGATGTTGATGGGGGTGCCGGGCCGGTAGCCCAGCTCCAGTTCCGCGACGCCCCAGTCAAGGTCTTCCTGCAACCGGTCGTAAACGGACTTCGGAGCGACAAGCGTGCTGCCCATAGGCGTATCCGATCTTGGTGCAGGTCAGCTTTCCAGGATCACCATGGCGCCGGTGAAATCCCGGCTGACGCTGGTTGACAGCCTGATGTGCCTCACCCCCAGTTGTTCGGAACGGTGCTTGAGTCGGCGGTGGAGAGCGATGTTGCCGGAGTCGAGCCCGACTTCTACCTCGCGGAAGACGGCGAGATCGTCGGCGGAGACCCCGAGGGCCTTGAGTGCGGCCTCTTTGGCGGCGAAGCAGGCGGCATAACGGCGGGCCGGGCGTCCGGCGGCGTTGCAGGAGCGGACTTCTTCCGGGCTGAAGACGCCATCACCCTGCCGCCACTCGTCGCGCGCCAGCTCCTGTTCGACCCGGCGGTTCTCCAGCAGATCGATGCCAATGCCGAGGATCATGGCCTGGGACACCAACCTAAGCCTGCGCCTGCGGACGGGAGGCGCGCCGTGACGCGGGTCACAGCAGAGGATGACAGGGAAAGCTAGGCTGCAAAAACGGCCAAAGCAGACCGCTACCCTCCATCCTCGTCTGCGGCACCCCAAGAACCGCGGCCTCCGGGCCTTACTTTGTCGGCCTCGCCAGGTACAGGTCGGACACCTCGCGCGTGTAGCCGTACACGATCGTCTTCCCGTCAGCGCTTACGCGGATATTGTTGACGCCCATCACGCCGGTGGCATCGTGAGGCAGGATCTCAGTCAGGAACGTACGTGCGCCGGTCCGGCGGTCGAGGCGCCAAAGCTTGACTTGCTTGCCGTCCCTCTCCGCCAGATAGAGCGTTCCCACGTCAGCCGATCCGCCCACCACGCCCTCGTTCGGACGCAGCGGAGAAAATGGCTCAACAGCTCCTGTCGCCAGGTTGAACAGTTGCAATCCGTCAGCCGTCTGCCGGACTTCACAGCAGCCGCTCCGAGCCACTCCGAGTACGAAGGATCCCGGCGGCGTATGGGCTCGCGGGTTGCCGCCGTCGAAGTCGGTCTCCATGGTCTGGCGCTTGCCTTCGGGGTTCGTGCCATTGATCAGCAGGTGTTTGCTGTCGGCGCTGAAGCCCACGATCTGCCCATTCTGCAGTTTGCTCGGGCCCAGATCCACAGTCTTCGGTTCGCCCGCCCCGGTCGGAATCACCCTGAATTGCAGCGGGTTCGAAATGGTGCCGAGAACCCATTTGCCGTCGTTCGATAGAGCCATAGAATAGCCTTCCGAAAGCCTGACGGCCGGCGAGCCATCCACACCACGCAGATAAGTCGTGCCGGTCGGGCCGCCGGCCTTACCTCCCTCGTGGAACAACACCAGTTTTCCATCCGCCGAAAGCGCCGAAAACACCGGTCGATCCAGCCAATCCAGGTTTCGCTCTTTCCCGTCCACGATGGCGATGATGGATCGCGTGCGGCTGTTGACCGTCACCAGTGCCATGCCATCGGAATCGATGTCGTGCAGCGTCATCTCGCCGGGAGCGATCAGCAGCACCCGCCGCCTTCCCGTGGTGCTCAGCGCCAGCAACTGTCTGGAAGCCACGCCCTGCTGCGGCACGGCGGTGAACCAGACTTCGTTGTCGGGCGCCCATGCCAGCCCTTGCACGCCCGGGAAATATTCGCTGCTCGCGCGCACCTTCCCATCGGTGGCGATGATGGTTACCTTGCCGGCATCGTCGCCATTGGCTTCGTGCGCCAGGAATGCGATGGCGTCGCCTTTCGGCGACACCCGCATGTGGCCGATCCAGCCCTGCGTTGGCTGCTTGTAGATCACCTTACCCAATGGATACTCAATCACCCACTCGCCATCGCGGACCCGCGCCACTGCAAGCTGGCTGCCATCCGGGCTCCAGTCGGCCCACGCCACTTGTTCCGCGACCTCTCGGGGCGCCGTTCCGGAGGCCAACGCCACCCGTGCCAGCGTCCCCACGCGCACGAAGCCCGCCATCTGAACGTCGGGTTTCAGCAGCACAGCCAGTTCACCCGTGGACGAAGCCGCCAGCAACTCCGCATTCCCCAGCCCCAGACCGAGCGGACGCGACTCGCGGCTGTCGGCCACGGTCGAGAACACCTCGTCGGAGTCGCCGCCCCATTGTGCGCTGTAAAGCACCGTTTTCTTGTCGGCCGCGAACCGCGCGCTAAAGACCGTGCCGCGCCGGAACGTCAGTTGCTGGAATTCGAGCCGCTCTTCGTGGCGAAATCTCATCGCCGCTGTGCCCGCCACCATCGCAACCACGATCGCCACCGCTGCGGTGATCATCCACTGCCGCGGATGCCATGCCAGGCCTCCGCGCATCATCGCCTTCTCCGCCGAACTCCCCGACAGATGCGAAAGTGCCGCCAAGTCGAACGCCAAGTCCCGCGCCGATTGGAACCGGTGCCCAGGGTCCTTTTCCAGGCAATGTCGGATGATCCGCTCCAACCCGGGCGAAACATGCAGCTTGTCGGTGTCGAGTTCTGGCGGTTCTTCCTTCAGGATGGCGTTCATCGTCTCTACGCTCGAGTCCCCGCGGAACGCCTGCTTGCCGGAAATCATTTCGTACGCGACTGCCCCGAAGCTGAAGATGTCGCTGCGCGCGTCCACCTCTTTGCCGCGCACTTGCTCCGGCGACATGTAGCCCACGGTCCCCAGGACCATGCCCGGTGTGGTGGGCGTTGCACCAGCTGACGTCAGCGTGTCTCCGGGCCCGCCGGCCGCTGCCGCCCGTTCTCCCTTGCCGTTCTGTGGCCGCAGCTTTGCCAGGCCGAAGTCGAGGATCTTCACCCGCCCATCGCGTGTGATGAAGACGTTCTCCGGCTTGAGGTCTCGGTGTACGACCCCCTTTTCGTGCGCCGCTGCCAGGCCTTCCGCGATCTGCACCAGCAATTCCACCGCCTTACGCGGTGCGATGGCGCCATCCTTCAGCCGCTCGCGGATGGTTTGCCCCTCCAGCAGCTCGGAGACGATGTACGGCGCGCCTTCGTGGGTGCCGATGTCGAACAGGCCAAGGATGTTGGGGTGGTTCAGTGCCGCCACCGTCCGCGCCTCCTGCTCGAATCGGCGCAACCGGTCCACGTCCGCGGCAAACGATGCCGGCATTACCTTGACCGCGACGTCGCGACCCAGACGCGTGTCGTGCGCCCGGTACACCTCGCCCATGCCGCCCGCGCCCGCCGGCGACTGGATCTCATAAGGGCCGAGTTTCGTGCCAGAAGTGAGGGTCATCTGTGGGCTCGATTATAGATGAGCACTACTGTGACAGTCGGCGACGATGCGGAATGGATGGTCGGCAAATCGGAGACGATCCCCTGATCGATCATGTTTCGCGCCCTTTCGGCACGCGTCAAGACGTGCCCTTCCACCGCAGGCCGTGCTTGTACCGGAACAAAGGCCGACCTGGGTGCATTGACGGAACCGACGGAAACTCGCATCATAGGCGATTGATCCTGTGGGGCTGCCCCAGCCAGTTCATCCAAAGAAGGTTCGATGACCACGACTGCGCGCACCAATCCGCTCACCTACCTGACCGACACCCTGAACGAGCTCAAGCAGAAGGGCACGCACTTCTCGCTGCGGGTGCTGGAGGACGAGCAGGCCCCGGAGTGCACCTTCGATGGCAAGAAGGTCATCAACCTGGCGTCGAACAATTACCTGGGCCTGACCACGCATCCCAAGCTGCGCGAGGCGGCGCTGGCGGCGACCAAGAAGTACGGTGTGGGCTCGGGGGCGGTGCGCACCATCGCCGGCACCATGAAGATCCACATGGAGCTGGAGGAGAAGATCGCGCGTTTCAAGAACGTGGAGGCCTGCGTGGTCTTCCAGTCGGGCTTCGCGGCCAACGCGGGGACGGTGTCGGCGGTGCTGGGCAAGGGCGACTTCATCATCTCCGACCAGCTCAACCACGCCTCCATCATTGACGGGGCGCGGCTGTCGCGCGCCAACATCAAAGTATTCCGCCACAAGGACATGACGGAGGCGGAGGAACTGCTGAAAGAAGTCGAGGGCGAGCCGGGGCGCAAGCTGCTGATCACCGACGGCGTGTTCTCCATGGACGGCGACATCGGGCCGCTGCCCGCGCTGTGCGACCTGGCGGAGAAGTACGGCGCCATCATGATGGTGGACGACGCGCACGCCTCGGGCGTCCTGGGGCGCAATGGGCGCGGCACCGTGGACCACTTCAACGTCCACGGGCGGGTGGACATCCAGGTGGGCACGCTGTCGAAGGCCATCGGAGCGCTGGGCGGGTACGTCTGCGGCATTCGCGACCTGATCGACTTCCTCTACCACCGGGCGCGGCCGTTCCTGTTCTCGACCTCGCATCCGCCATCGGTGGCCGCCACCTGCATCGCCGCCTTCGACGTGCTGGAGCAGGAGCCGGAGCGCATCGAACGCCTGTGGGAGAACACGCGCTACTGGAAGAAGGAGCTGGGCGGGCTGGGCTTCGATATCGGGGGCAAGGGCACGCCGGCCAGCGAGACCCCGATCACGCCCATCATCATCGGCGACGGCAAGCTGACCATGGACTTCTCCCGCGAGCTGTTCAAGGAAGGCGTGTTCGGCACCGGCATCACCTATCCGACGGTGCCCGAGGGCAAAGCACGCATCCGCACCATCATGACCGCCACCCACACCCGGGACGAGCTCGACCGGGCGCTGGAGGTGCTGAAGCGGGTGGGCAAGCGGATGGGGATTCTCTAGGCCAAGATTTGTGATTTGCGCTTGGTGATTTGTGATTGCGTATCCAGCAGTCGGCTGCGTTCAATCGCCAATCACAGATCGCAAATCCGCTGTGCTACGATGCCGCACCTTCTGGATAGGGGGGAGCAGATGCACCGACCCGGCATTTCCCGCCGTCGCTTTCTTGCCGCCACCTCGTGTTTCGGAGCGGCTTACGCCGTTGCCCGCTTCATCCCGCTGCCTGCGATGGCGCAATCGGTCGCGCAGGACTCCCGCGTCGCGGCGGCGCCGCTGCTGGACAAAGGCTTTGCGTCGGTCCGCAAGATCGGCCAAGGCGTGTACGCCAACATCGCGGACCTGTCGAAGGGATTGCAGAGCATGTCGAATGGCGGCTTCCTGGTGGGACGCGACGCCGCCTTCCTGATCGAGGGATTCCGCACGCCCACCGGCGCCAGCTTCCAGATGGACGCACTGCGCATGGTCAGCCAGGTCCCGGTCCGGGCCGCGCTGGACACCCACTACCACTTCGATCACTCCATGGGGAACGCCGTCTACGGCGCCCACGACATCCCGGTGTGGGGGCACGCGAAAGTCGCCGCGCGCATGATGGAGAGCTACGGCGCGCTGCAGGGGACCGACCGGGCCGCATTTCTGGCCGGCTTCGAGAAGCGGGTGCATGACGCCCACACGGACAGCGAGCGGCAGCACGCGGAATCCGACCTCGGCGTCGCCACCCTGATCTTTGACACGACCCAGTCGACGGTATTAGCGCTGCCTAACCATCCGCTCGATCCAGCGAAACTCCCCGTGACCGTGGACGCCGGCGGACTGATGGCGGTGATCGAGAGCTTCCCGGGCCACTCGGGGACCGATCTCATCGTGCGCGTTCCCGAGCAGAACATCGTTTTCACCGGCGACCTGCTGTTCAACGGCCTCTATCCGGTCACCTTCGACGCTTCAATCTCCGCCTGGCGCAAGACGCTGACCCACTTTGCCGCGCTGGGCAAAGACACGCTGTTTGTCCCCGGCCACGGACCGCTGTGCGGCCAGGAAGGCGTCGCACTTTTCGCCGCGATCTTTGACGACCTGGCTGAGTATGCGGAGAAGACCCACAAGGCCGGCGTACCGGCCGCCGAAGCCATTGCGCGCTATGCGGTCCCGGAGAAGTTCAAGAACCAGTACATCTTCGCCTGGGGTTTCACCGTCGGCTCGACCATCAACAAGCTGTACGAGGAGTGGGGCGGGAAGTAGGCGGCGCTCAGCCGTTACGGTGGACGAAGTGGCCGGCGACGAGGGTTGCGACCACTTTCCCCACGAGTTGACAGCCGTCGAAGGGCGTGTTTTTCGATTTCGAGAGTGACTTTGCCGCTTCGAAGGTCCAGCGCTTGGCCGGATCGAATACGGTGACGTCGGCGAAGGAGCCGCGCACCAGCGAGCCGCGGCCGCGCAGGTTGAAGATGCGCGCCGGGTTGGTGGACATCAGCTCGACTAGGCGCGGCAGCGCCATCTTGCGCTCGCGGTGCAGCCGGGTGATGGCCAGCCCCAGCGCCGTCTCCAGCCCGGTGATGCCGAAGGGGGCACGGTCGAACTCGACGTTCTTCTCGTGCGCAGCGTGTGGGGCGTGGTCGGTGGCGATGGCGTCGATGGCGCCGTCGTCGAGCGCCGCCAGGATGGCCTCGCGGTCGGCGGCCGAGCGCAGCGGCGGGTTCATCTTGCAATTCGTATCGAAGTCGCCGACATTCTCGTCGAGCAGGGAGAAGTGGTGGGGCGTGACCTCGCAGGTGATACGGGCGCGCGACTTCTTGCCCCGCCGGACCGCCTTCAGCGCGGCCGCGGTCGAGATGTGGGCGACATGGAGATGCCCGTTGGTGTTGCGGGCGAAGTTGACGTCGCGCTCGACGATGTTGGCTTCGGCGTCGGCGCTCATGCCGCGCAATCCCAAGCGGAAGGCAGTGGGGCCGTCGTGCATGACGCAATGCGCGGTATGGCGCGTGTCCTCGGCGTGCTGTACCACCGGCATGTTGAGGGCGCCGGCCAGGCGCAGCGCGTCGCGCATGACGGTTTCGTCGAGGATGGGCTTGCCGTCGTCGGTGACGGCGACCGCGCCGGCTTTCTGCAACCCCGCATAGTCGCTCAACTGCTTGCCTTCGCTGCCCAGAGTGGCGGCGGCCACGGGAAAGACATTGACCACGGCGCCGCGCTCCGCCTCCAGCATCCAAGCCGTGATTCTTGCCGAGTCGTTGACCGGTGATGTGTTGGGCATGCAGCAGACCGAGGTGAAGCCCCCGGCGGCGGCGGCGCGGGTGCCGGTGGCGATGGTCTCCTTGTGCGACTGACCGGGCTCACGCAAGTGAGCGTGAAGGTCGATGAATCCCGGGCAAACGACCAGGCCGCGGGCGTCGAAGCTCTCGTCGGCGGAGCCGCGGACCTTTCCCTTGGGCGCAAGCTCGGCGACGAAGCCGTCGCGCAGCAGCAGGTCCATGTCGGCGTCGATGTTCTGCGCCGGATCGATCACCCGGCCGCCCTTGATCAGGATCGATCCGTTCTTGCGAATCGCACTCATCAGGCGGCCCCCACGGCGGTAGCCAGGATGGCCATGCGTACGGGGACGCCGTTGGCCACCTGTTCGCGGATGACCGATTGCGGGCCGTCGGCGACGTCGCTGGTGAGCTCCAGGCCGCGCACGATGGGCCCGGGATGCATGACGATGGCGTCGCGGCGGGCGAGTTTCAGCTTCTCGGCAGTGAGCTGGTAGGCGGCGGTGTAGTCTTCGAGGTTGATGTGCCGGTGCACCAGGCGTTCTTTCTGGATGCGCAGCATCATGACCACGTCGGCGCCGCGGATGGCGTCGTCGAGATGACGGGTGATGCGCAGGCCCTTGGCGAGACTGGCGGCCGCGTCCGGCAGGAAGTCCGGGGGGCCGCACAGGGTCACCTGCGCGCCCATGCGGGCGAGGAGGAAGACGTTGGAGCGGGCCACGCGCGAATGGTAGATGTCGCCGACGATGGCGACCCTGAGCCCGCGCAAGGTCTTCTTGTGGCGCAGCATGGTGTAGGCATCGAGCAGCGCCTGCGAGGGATGCTCGTGCATGCCGTCGCCGGCATTGACCACCGGAATATCGATGAAGCGCGCGAGGGTGCTGGCCGCCCCCGAAGACGGATGCCGGAGGATGATGGCCTGCGCCCCCAGGGCCTGGAGGGTGTAGCCGGTGTCCACCAGCGATTCGCCCTTCTCGATGCTGGAGGATTGCGAACTGATCAGCGCGGTCTGCGCGCCCAGCGCCTTGGCGGCGTATTCGAACGAGGTGCGGGTGCGGGTGGACGCCTCGTAGAACAGGAGCGCGATGCGGCGGTCGCGCAACAGCGGGCGGGGACGGCCGCCGGCCATGCGGCGCGTCAGGCGCAAGAGCGCATTGATCTCATCGGGAGCGAGTTGTTCGATGCCCAACAGCGAGTGCGGGCGCTTGGCCATGAGCTAGGAGTTCCTCTCGACCAGCATCACGTGTTCGGTCTTGTCCGTCTCCTTGAGGCCCACCTCGATGCTCTGCTGCCGCGTGGTCTGGAAATGACGTCCGACAAAGGCGGCCTCGATGGGCAATTCGCGGTGCCCGCGGTCCACCAGGACGCAGAGCTGCACGCGCCGCGGGCGGCCGTGGTCCATCAGCGCGTCGAGCGCGGCCCGGGTGGTGCGCCCGGTGAAGAGCACGTCGTCCACCAGGATGACGTTCTTGTCCTGGATGGGAATGCCGAGGTCACTCTTCTGCACCACCGGCTTGGGCCCGACGGTGGAGAGATCGTCGCGGTAGAGAGCGATGTCGAGGGTGCCTACGGGGATGGTCTTCTTCTCGATCTTGCCGATCAGGGCGGCCAGGCGCTGCGCCAGGGGAACGCCGCGGCGGCGGATGCCGACGAGCGCGAGGTTTTCGGTGCCGTTGTTCTTCTCGACGATCTCGTGCGCCAGCCGCACCAGCGTGCGCTCGATCTCGGAGGCGGACATCAGTTGCCGTTCGCGCTGCTGGGCGCGGTTGATTGCCTGCGAACTCATAAAGGAAGACCTGCCGGGAACTGGGCATGATACTTGGAGGGCGAAACAGCAGCAAGTGCGGACCCGGCCGCCTAGCGCGAGCCGCGGGCCGACACGGCGCCCGCCAGCGCCCCCGCGAGGACCCCGCAAATCACTGAAAACAAAAGCAATAGAGCCAGCATCATGGTGATGAAGGTGGCGAAGCCGCTATTGCTGGCGATGAAGTCCATAGCCTGGCTGGCCTGGGGCGTGGGGTAGTTGGCGGAGGCCTCGCGCATAGAGTCAATGACGAACTTATGCAATTGCGGTCCCTGGCCCAATCCGAAGACGGCAACGAGGAACATTGTCACCCAGGCGAGGAATGAGGCCAGGCCAGTCGCCGCGCC is a genomic window containing:
- the kbl gene encoding glycine C-acetyltransferase, translating into MAYSDAVRTTYQADLQGLRDAGLFKEERLIHSPQSAEIEVEFPTGAQPRTCINMCANNYLGLSSHPEVIAAAHDGLDDRGYGMSSVRFICGTQDIHAALEKRLTDFLSTEDTLLFPSCMDANGGFFEACLSEQDVMIADRLVHASIVDGMRLAKAMQDTYKHSDMAHLEEKLQEHQDKRFRMVITDGVFSMDGDLAKLDQIVALVEKYNAMVFVDDSHATGFIGKTGRGTHEHCGVMGKIDVITTTLGKALGGASGGIVSGRRELVELCRQRARPYLFSNAVPPVVVAGAMKVMDIITRGTERRDKLEWNAKYWRRLLKDTGFDIKEGESPIVPVMLYDAKLAQDFARDLFAEGIYAVGFFFPVVPKGQARIRTQLSASHERHHLDRAIQAFRNVGNKHGILGLSRKELMARAAA
- the hemE gene encoding uroporphyrinogen decarboxylase; translated protein: MSASNSRFVRACRRQPVDVTPQWFMRQAGRYMAEYRAIRKHHSLVEICKKPELAAQVTVEAAEILDVDAAIIFADLLLPLEVMGLPFHFAAGEGPVIERPVREPDDVRALRTDRWRELGYVSDAIRAVVKHFGDSRPVIGFCGAPFTLASYMIEGGGSRNYVHTKKMMYTQPRAWGELMQKLVDVLAAYSQEQVKAGADAFQVFDSWVGCLSVEDYREHVLPHVSKLVQELKKSGAPIIYFGTDSATLLPSMAETGADVIGVDWRIPLDEAWASVEYKAAVQGNLDPVLLFADQKTLRRRAHEVLRRAAGRPGHIFNLGHGILQETPVENVKALVEFVREFSMTEVVQ
- the acsA gene encoding acetate--CoA ligase, with translation MGSTLVAPKSVYDRLQEDLDWGVAELELGYRPGTPINIGWMCSDRLCHVGLGAKPALIWEDFQGTQKRYTYDDVRILSNTIAHFLRDLGIQPGEHVCLFMDRVPELYIGLLGILKTGAVAQPLFSAFGDESLLVRLSDAQTAAIITQKKHVAKVRKVRDKLPHLRDIILVDAAGAPLQEHETSFQMEEAPRLESFDVYPTTPESPSLLHYTSGTTGQPKGAQHVHYSIIAQYLTTKWVLDLRPDDIYWCNADPGWVTGTSYGIIGPWANGITQVVLDSGFNAEAWYSFLARHRVTVWYSAPTAIRLLMREGKELVAKYDLSSLRHLASVGEPLNPEAVTWSQQVFGKPFHDTFWQTETGCIVITNLPGMPIKPGSMGRPFPGITATVVNPKTYQPITQPGVAGIIALRPGWPSQIRSYWNNPAGYQAKFKNGWYLCGDRASIDADGYFWFMGRDDDVINTGGHLVGPFEIESALLECPAVAESAAVAKPDPVNMEVVKAFVALKKGYEPSDDLEIEIMNHIRKRLSPLAMPQEIEFVDSLPKTRSGKIVRRILRCKEFNEPVGDLSTIMND
- the acpS gene encoding holo-ACP synthase produces the protein MILGIGIDLLENRRVEQELARDEWRQGDGVFSPEEVRSCNAAGRPARRYAACFAAKEAALKALGVSADDLAVFREVEVGLDSGNIALHRRLKHRSEQLGVRHIRLSTSVSRDFTGAMVILES
- a CDS encoding acyl carrier protein, giving the protein MDELTTVVLNYVIKEYLEEGDDREITETTPLISGGIVDSFSMVSLKRFLEKKYAIRIPDADATPQAFDSVRSIVALVRHFQAAKLTAA